From Trichoplusia ni isolate ovarian cell line Hi5 chromosome 20, tn1, whole genome shotgun sequence, a single genomic window includes:
- the LOC113503922 gene encoding dopamine D2-like receptor, whose translation MTLKPSQPEVTMSTTLVPYHNNTHYTTYLYPSKKPPDVRNTTLKVEVRDANNSGDFMKLVEDFSDYFYGNTSHDFSTNSSIDLADVYGYTNCSYNGTFNISCFNRQVDDSEQNLWALLLLIFPFFTLFGNVLVIMSVVRERTLQTVTNYFIVSLAVADLLVAVVVMPFGVYYLVSGKFKK comes from the coding sequence ATGACGCTGAAGCCGAGCCAGCCTGAAGTGACGATGAGCACAACGCTAGTGCCGTACCACAACAACACACATTACACGACGTACCTGTACCCTTCAAAGAAGCCGCCCGACGTCAGGAACACCACACTCAAAGTGGAAGTCAGAGATGCGAACAATAGCGGAGACTTTATGAAGCTAGTCGAAGACTTTAGTGACTATTTTTACGGTAACACGTCCCATGACTTTAGTACCAACTCTTCAATAGATTTGGCCGATGTGTACGGTTACACAAACTGTAGTTATAATGGTACCTTTAATATATCATGTTTTAATAGGCAAGTGGACGATTCTGAGCAGAATTTGTGGGCGTTATTGCTGTTGATATTTCCATTCTTCACGTTGTTCGGTAATGTGTTAGTGATTATGAGTGTGGTGAGGGAGAGGACGCTGCAGACAGTgactaattattttatagtgagCTTGGCGGTCGCGGATCTACTGGTGGCAGTCGTCGTCATGCCCTTCGGAGTTTATTATTTGGTAAGTGGTAAATTTAAGAagtga